In one Candidatus Margulisiibacteriota bacterium genomic region, the following are encoded:
- a CDS encoding DUF134 domain-containing protein produces MRPKKTRHIKCDGDFRFFKPKCVPEKRLEEVIVTLDEFEAIRLYDFEGLDQEKAAKRMKVSRPTFSRILSSARKKIAQGLVNLQALKIEGGCCTFGK; encoded by the coding sequence ATGAGACCAAAAAAGACAAGACATATCAAATGCGACGGAGACTTCCGCTTTTTTAAGCCAAAGTGCGTTCCTGAAAAGCGTCTTGAAGAAGTGATCGTCACTCTGGATGAATTTGAAGCCATCCGCCTGTATGATTTTGAAGGGCTTGACCAGGAAAAGGCAGCAAAGAGAATGAAGGTCTCAAGACCCACATTTTCGAGGATTTTATCGTCAGCAAGAAAAAAGATAGCACAGGGACTGGTTAATCTGCAGGCACTTAAGATAGAAGGCGGATGTTGTACATTTGGAAAATGA